ATCATGTAGGGCAGGCAGCAAAGCCAGCTGGCCAGAGTGAAGGAAGGGATGTGAAAATGAGGAGAGAGATGTTTAGTATGGATGCTGTATTGTGTGTTTCACTGGCAGTAATGCTGTGGGTGGTCATTGCTCTAGGCAACCACAGCGGatgttttgatgattttttcCTCTGTGTATCTCAATCCATCTCTCTCAGTCTGTACCTTTCTCTCTTTTATGGAGATTTTAGTACTCTATTTTGCCATTAGGCAATGATTAATCTTGAATAAGCAGTCTGAAAAATGCTGCTGCCATCCCTCAGCGCCAGGAAAACATACAGcttcatttttctcttgttgAAGTTTGAATCCACGTCCTCTGGGAAAGTCAGCCTCCCTCTTAAGACTTTTACGGCTGAACATATTTACACTGACGTCTGCAGTGTATCCCTTTTCTTATTCTTAATGGAGCAGATATGGGATTTTACATCATGCCGCATTTCAACTTGTGAATTTCTATAGCAATGCAACTGTAGTgggtatatgttttttttttagttgattGTGTAAGTGTGGATGTGAACACAAACTTGAACGACGTCCTGTTGTTCCATGTTTCATATGTGCAAGGGCATTTCTAGCTGTCAAAATAAATGACAGTCCTCCTCATGCATCTCATGAGTGTTTATTGTGCATGCATCATCTCTTTGATATTTACTATAGTCAATTGTCTTTAACTAAATTGTGCATTTATTCAAAGTTGCTTTGAAAGCACAACCCTCTAAAATGTGCAACTCTGAAAATCCCACGAGGTGGTGAAGACGGAATATTTATGCATGTAATGTGAAATGTGCAAGGACACTTCGGGCCCTATTTTCAAAatctaagcgcatggtctaaaaCGCAGGCCCAAGTGCACTCAGGAtgtgtccgaatccacttttgctagttaaACGACGGGGAAACGGTTACTTTTAATGAGTGTTTTTGGGCCGtaacgtgcagtaaaccaatcagagtctcatctcttATTCCCTTAAAGAGCCAGTTGCGCTCGCACCATGGAGGATTCGCTATTTACACGGCGGACTTTGCAAAGAGCggacgcttctccagagaggaaaggcGTCTACAAGACAAGCCGGATTTTCATCTTTATGTCCACAATAATCATCTTTTACATTGGACTCCAATTATTTCTATATTtgccatgtttgtgtgctgctgcgcttcCCTCTGTGTGACAAATAAAGTGAATGCGAGTTGTGGACCCGCCCAGAGGCGCATTCTTTAAATAACCCAAAATATTGCGCCAttgactttagaccaggtttgagttggtctatTGGCAGTATAATTTtagttcctcaaaatagcaacgtgCCAACAATCCTActgaaaacacctcttttttagaccaACACGCGCCCATGGGCgcacaaatgagcgcaaatgcattttctatttaaacaaCGCAGTGCAGGACaggaaaatgagaactgcgtcgagctgaaactagcaaaaacacttgctcCGGGTGCATGATAGGGCCCTTCGGGTGTATGTAAATGCATTATTGTTTTATCTAACCGGACGGGAGTGGTTTGCTGTGGTCTTCTGATTCGAGTGAGGATTGTGCACGTGTAACATTTATTCTGCACAGCTCATAAAAGCATCTAGCTAATGGTGTTACATTCCTGGATGAGAGAAAAAACAAATAGCCGTAATGCATTGCAACACGAGCAGCTAATAACTGACACGTCATTTACTTTAGTTAGAATATTTTCCTTGTTTGGGGCACGTAGTAACATCGTTGTATAAAAGGTAGAGAAGTTAAACAGTTGAAGGTTAGGAGGTGTGTGATTCCTGCTAATTGCAAACTAGTGACTGGTGATCAGCTTTTATTGAGATCACATCTTTCATTTAGAGATTTGTGTTATTCAGAACAGGAGTAACAATTAAGAAAGAATCAGTTTTGTGACTTGTTCAAGAGGcctaaaaaacatgcaaattgaATACTCTTAAAGGGAAACTCCactcaaaattgaaaattctgtcatgattcatGATTCTGTCCCCAAGTTGTTGcaaacttgtatacatttgttttgttttgttgaacatattgaaagatatttggaaaaaatgcAGCTACTTACATTTCTGGTACATCaatgactacaatagtaggaaacattaaaatggtagtcaatggtgccctggaactgtttgctttcctaaattcttcttaattgtcctactatggtatgATGTCCCAAAAatatcagttgctaacattcttccaaatatctctttctttttgttcaaccggacaaagaaatttatacaggtttggaaaatttgagggtgaataaatgatgacagaattttcatttttgggtggaggaTCCCTTTAATGAAGTAAGAAATATGCAGATGTAAGTCTGTAAAATAATTGGAAAGTGCTAATGTGTTAATTATTGCAACTGAATGCGTAAAGGACAAAGAGGTTGACGAATCCGTAGTTTTTAGTACATTTGGAGCTTGGAACGGTAGACAAAAACAAATTAGAAAAACGTTGTAAGCGGTTCGGTAGGGATGAgaagtgaaataaaatacagcttctAGTCACATTACAAGTGAAATACGTGGTGAGATTGACACTGTTACAGTTAATACTGGTAAAATTGTCACCTCAAGTGAACAGCTGCTTTGAAAATTGAAAAcctgttttaaatggtttgacTCTATTTTGTCATCCACATGACCTCAATTTGTCCTatgataaataatgaaaaagtatgaCTTGTTCTTCCATGGATTCAGTGCTTATGAATCAGATCCACTGCCATGAATCACACACTCAACATACTGTTCATATGCACAGTATCTTATTACTCACTTTGCCTTTCCTCTCTCGCCCATCTCACTCAAATCCTGGTGCTTAATTCTATCCACAGGGTGGAATGAAAATCAATAGTAAAGACTTACAGTGTGGGAAAGAACATGATCTTTGCATGTGCTCTGCATTGGGTGGCAGAATTACACTTGTTTtacttgtgttatttttatcGCACATGTGCTAAGGTTAATATCACAGAATGtgtcatttacattcacatttatgtatttggcagacgctattgacttacattgcattatcctatacattaatacgtaggtatgtgcaatccccggggatcgaaaccacaaccttgcgttattaacacaatgctcttaccactgagctacaggaaagccttaGAGTCATCCTTCTTATTTAAAGGCGTAGCTCACCTAAAAATAGGCAGTCACTGATTGCTCACCAGAGGCTAAAAATGTGCGAGTATAAAAGTGACCGCATAAAAGCACCGTAAAAGTATCATAAAGTTGGCAGTATGTATAAGTTGAAACAGCCATTAAATCTTGTTTATGTGATTTAATGTGATGTGACTGTATGCAATCATTTCATGAGACGCAGGTATTGTAACGTCTTGGATGAGATAATGTTAGTgactttttaaatttgtttttcacttaAAGCTGTgatcattttcaatgttttgcatttgttaCAGGTATTTTGCTGTTGctctgtgtaattttttggagttTTAGAGCCCCTTTGGGTCATTCTTTCGTAGTTACAATTGAACCTCTTGcgtttcactgaagaaagagaaGCATACAGGttagatagttcacccaaaaataaaaaattctgtcatcatttactcattctcttgtaatttcgaacctgtatgactgaccTAGTTCTGcggaacacgaaagaagatatttggaagaatgtcgaTAACCGACAACATtgattgcattggttttgtgtctgtacaatagaagtgaatgggtaccgcagttgttaggttaccaacattttatcaaagtatcttcttttgtgttccgcagaagaaagaaaatcatacaggtttcaaacgACAAGTGATGACAATCCCTTTGacgttgaactatccctttaagactttaACAACAAGATGATATAGTCAGTCAGAAGGTTCTGTCTCATGCTCTTGTAATTTCACGTTTGATACTCAGACTGCCTCTTACGATTTTATAGTCTGATGTCAGATTCTTTTAGCATTTAATGATGGCAGAGTTTTAATGCAGTAGCCTCTACGAGAGCTATGATTGTTAGACCCTGTATTGTGTCATTACACACTCAGCTCGGTgcaattatataattaaatatattaccAGCGCCCCCACTCGGTCAGGGTCTCACAAAAGTCTTCCCcgttcacacacacagtcattaTGAAATAGCTCATCTGCACACCCACACAGTTCTAATGCAAAGTGAAGGACTCTACAGTGGGAGAAATGAGTCACACCTTTAAGAGATGTGTTGAAGCCCTAGGAGACGAGAGGAAGATGTTAAAACCCTTGAAATCTCCAACCAAATGAGCACATTGAGTGTAGAATGCATTAGTGTTGTGCTTAATTGGTAGAGCTTTAATAAACCGAGGTGTTGAAATGATTCCTGTGTGGTATGAGGATTGTTAGTCTTGTGTTATGCTGCGCCTGAAATAAATGCATGCTCCTTGGAGACTTGCTCTATTTTGAACAGTATTGCCGTGTGCGCCTAACTTAGGCCATATttataaacaactttaaaaatttgcttgttttttcttGACACGATTGGTCCATATTGGTGCCATGAAATTTGACCAACAAATAACCTTTTCCCCCTATCacttgtattatatattttttatattattatgtaaatcattattacttttttgcctttttaaaaatatgtaagttaacttttcttttctctcattggtatgtgtgtgtttaaaattatttttttattcttgtttaatatagttttttatgCTGAAATTGGGctagaataaaaacatttcttcaaataattttccatttttttaatacCCTGACAAATAGAATAGGAAAATTGTGTCAACTTATTTACTCTACTCATATTTGTTGAGACGAATCCCGTGTAGAGATGTTTTTTATCTCACCAGGTTGGTTGTTTTTCTTGAGATCTGGCAACACTGGTTTTATGCTTAGAATGCTGCTGCTGATGTGTTTCAAAAGTGcagattttttcatcttttgtggggttttgtttgtttgtttgtactaTACGGGATAAACACCTTAAAACACCTGAAATAACGGCAGAATAGCTTTAGCATTCTGTGCAACATGTGTTTGTATAATCCTGCACTATCCTCGATAATTCATGATAAAATCAATGCTGTCTTTCTGAAGTCTGTTTGTATCAAAATTGTTGTTTAAAGTCACAATCGTATTATAATCACACCATTTTCCTTTCTCTTTTCCAGGTGTAAGAACCTGATTTACAATGGAAAAGCTGCTTGTCTGCCTGTTGGTTATTGGAATGGCAGTGAAGGCCCAGATCTGTCCGAAGCGCTGCGTGTGTCAAGTTCTGTCCCCCAACCTCGCAACTCTCTGTGCCAAAAAAGGGCTGCTCTTTGTCCCACCCAACATTGACAGGCACACCGTGGAGCTACGGCTAGCTGATAACTTTGTCACCAGTGTAAAACGAAAAGACTTGGCCAACATGACCAAGCTGGTAGATCTCACTCTGTCGAGGAATACGATAAGCTTCATCACCCCATACGCGTTCACGGACCTGGAAAACCTACGAGCCTTGCATCTCGATCACAATCGGTTGACCCGAATAACCAACGAGACCTTCAGTGGCATGTCCAAGCTACATCACCTGATTCTGAACAACAACCAACTGACCCTCATTCACTTGGGAGCCTTCAATGATCTTTTAGCCCTGGAAGAACTGGACTTATCCTACAACAACCTGGAATCCATTCCCTGGGAGGCCATTCAGAGGATGACCAGCCTGCACACTCTCAGCCTGGACCACAACATGATCGACTACATTCCAGAGGGAACCTTCTCCCTCTTGCAGAAGCTCAATCGCTTGGACGTGACCTCCAACAAGCTCCAGAAACTCCCACCAGACCCTCTATTCCAGCGGGCGCAGATTCTTGCCACGTCAGGTTTTCTGAGCTCTGCCATGTTTGCCCTGAGCTTCGGAGGAAATCCTCTACACTGCAACTGCGAGCTTCTATGGCTCAGGCGACTTAACCGTGAGGACGACTTGGAGACGTGTGCCACGCCCTCGCACCTCTCCGGGCGGTACTTCTGGTCCATCCCGGAGGAGGAGTTTCTTTGTGAGCCGCCCCTCATCACCCGCCGCTCCCACGAGATGAGGGTTCTGGAGGGCCAGAGAGTGGTGTTGAAGTGCAAAGCCAGGGGAGACCCAGAACCTGTCATTCACTGGATATCTCCTGACGGGAAGTTAATTTCGAACTCGTCACGTACATTGGTTTACAACAATGGCACGCTGGACATTCTGATAAGCACGGTAAAGGATACTGGCTCTTTCACTTGCATCTCTTCGAATCCCGCCGGGGAGGCCCATCAGACAGTGGAGCTGGTCATTATCAAGCTTCCACACATTAGCAACAGCACCAACAACATCCAAGAGCCTGACCCCGGCTCTTCGGACATCTCAACTTCTACAAGGGCTGGAGCAAATGGCAGTAACCACACCGGCGATGCCAAGACCAGTCCGGATAAGAGGGTGGTTATCGCCGAAGCCACTTCATCCACCGCTCTCATCAAATTTAACTTCCAGAGAAATATACCTGGAATACGCATGTTTCAGATTCAGTATAACGGAACTTATGATGATTCTCTTGTTTACAGGTGAGAATAACACACTTTTTTGGGAAGTTGAAGGCTAGAGAAAAATAATTCTTACTTTACGTGAACATAGAatttagttcacccaaaaaatgacaattctgtcgccatttactcgccctctcaTCATCTCAAAcctatttgactttcttttatctggagaacacaaaagtagatattttgaagaatgttggtaactgaacaacggcggtacccattgcattggctttgtgtctatacaatggaagacAACAGGTTTTGGCGTTGTTTGGgatactaacattcttcaaaatatcttttgtgttttgttgaaataaagTCAATTAGAATATGCGAAGTGTATATAAGTATAGTTCATATGTATTTTCTTAAGTATGTAGTATACTACTTGGGACTAAATGCTTTTAAGTGAAATCAAGGTTTAGTTCTCAACTAGTTTAAACTACGTTTTTCTGAGAAGTGCACAAAAACTACACTCTCAGAGAAAAAGTACAAGGACGGTACTCTTTAAAAAGGTCCTGTACCATTGAGTACagatacatatgtatatatttggTAGAACATGTATTTTAAGGTACCACTATGCAATAGTTGGGTGCAAAAGTGAAGCTTTTGTAAGGGTACAGCCCCAGTGACAACTTCAGGAATTGTTTAAGGTAAACTtccttgtttttaatttaaccGACACATCTGATATTACAGTTATGTTGCACATTTTCAGTTATTAAATAGTGTGTGATCTTCTAATTCTCTGTAATTGTTAACTGAATGGATCCCTGGATGATATGCATAACCCTTTGTGAAATGGAATTTACAAAAAACAGGTGACAAAGAAGCCAAACCTGAAAAACAGCTTATGCACAGTCCATTAGCACACACATCCATcaccagtgtgtgtgttgttttaatgtagGGATGGATCAGTTGCGTGCTCTTAGTTCAAGTGAAACCAGAGAACAGAAATCCATTTCTAATTTTCTTTTAAGCAAGTAATGCTGCGgtacttaaaaaaactgttgtgtGTGAAATATACCAAAAGTTGCTgcgtttatataatattttttctgtgcTTTTTGTATACAAAAACTACTGTATTCTACAAATTTTGACTcttgacaacaaaaccagtcttatgggtaaatctttagaaattgagattttacataaactgaataaatacaatttcaattgATGTATGATTTGCtagagatacaaccgtttaaaagtgcaaaaaaatgaaattttgagaaaatggcctttgaagttgttactcagtggcactgtagcaggccatccactcactcaattaaagttattatatatttaatttatggtaggatatttacaaaatatattcatggaacatgatcttaatttaatatcctaatgttTTTGGGCATAAATTAAAAATCGACaatttttacccatacaatttatttttggtttttactaaaaatgttcatgtacACTGACTTCAAATTGTCTTGTTGAAGCTAgtatgtagttttttttatggTACGAAACCCATCCCGGGTTGAAATGCAGCGCCAGTTATGTAATTGACCTGTTGTTTGCTATCCGATTAGTGTAAACAGCACGCTAACAATTAGTATAATTAGtgttacaaaacatttgtttgagcATCCTGACTAGCCTGAAACACCAACATCCAATAGGTTTAAATGTAAGTCTGGGGCGATGCTATCTGTTTTTCCAACCAATTTAAAGAGGGGTGTGTCTTTAGAAAGCAACTTTGAAATCatcctttatttcattttgtgtgaaagtGCCAAAATaatcaacctgatctcacaggaaaaTGTAATCGATTGAGTTAGAGATTTCATATTAATTGATAAAACATGAATTGAACAAAAATgagttttacaaaaaagtattaacGACACTTCACgcctaaacctaacatcactggTGCCAAAGCAGATCGCACTAAAATGTACAATGGATATTGTGCAATCTTTTATGAATTATCCACCAAGCGAAATAGATTTGAATTGCCATGAAATTGTGTTGGAAATTACGCACCTCggttttaaaagtaatttttaaaacattggtCTATTTGTTCATTTGCTCTATTGAAGCTTTAAGCATTTGGTATTTACTATCATATCATTTCCTGAGGACTGAATAAAATCTATAGACCTCTGATTAGCATTAGCTAAAGTGTCTCGTTGGAGCACATAAAACTGTACAATAAACTAATTACTTAAGTTTACAGCAGCGATAATATTCCGAACCATTTCACGTGTCAGCCGATCTCTGTTTTAGTGCTATCTCGAACATTATTCCCTTTCATATTCTCTGTTGGCCCTAATATATTCTCATAATTATGTTCTATTCAGACACGCTTGAGGGAATCAAAGAGAGAGTCGTTTTTTTGGGTTACTTTATCTCAATGGGCCGCTGTAAATGAGCCGCTAATCACAATAACGCACACACTGCCCATGAGTGTTCAGTTCAGTCAAACCCACAGTAGTGCAGTGAAGCCATTACCTTGTAATTTGTGTACTGAGAAAATCGTGTGGGAAgtccttttttaaatgatgagaaTGAAGCCCACGGAACGACTACAGATAGATATTGACCTATTTTACTAGAGAAGAGCCCAGTGAGTCTTATACCCCATGTTGTTATCAAATTGATATACTACACCGGCAGTTTCGGCGACACTTTTGGTAACTGGCTAGTTTTAGTGAAATTTACAACAACGGAATTTAATAGACATCACAAACGGAGAAGAATTTGCTATGTTTATCAGTATCCACAGATAACTTGAATGTTAAGGAAAATactgtcatgatttattcaccctcatgtcattcctgtatgactttctatcttctgcagaacacaaaagaagatattttgaagaatgttggtaaacagacaacattggaccccattgactaccattgtacagacacatttttcagaatatctcttttgtgttccacagtcatattcatgttaaaaaatgaactagccctttaaattCCTTTTTAAGGTCACAATGGTAATGTCCCACCGTTCATCtatctgactgtctgtcatCGCCAACCCTACAGCTTTTCTTCTCTTAACACCAATTCATGATGTTAATGAATCGCAGCCGGTGCTaattaaatgttgtatttaactATAAAGCTTCTATAAATGAGAGACAATTCTCAGACTCAGTCCACCGAGAACAGTACAGTTCatcatttgtaaaaacattaaattcagCACTCGCACCTGTTAATGTTCCGGCACACAGGATcagaataacttaaaaaaaattctaatgtTTTCAACCGTTTTGCGAAACTCGAGCTAATCAACTAACCTCTTAACAGCATTAAACACACTTTGTGATACAACCCCGCAATTAAAAACCTCCCTTGATTCATTTGTATGGACGGTGGCGCACACTATCACCCACTTCGCTGAAACGCTCTGACCAACCGGGGCAGAAGAGCATGAGCCCATTTCTACTGAGAGCCTTTGTGCTCGAAATCCAGTCGGTTTGCACAGGAAATCACAGAGCAGTTCTTTCAGAAGCCTGAATGCACTGAATGTTTGCCAGCCTGTGAAAGAGGCAGGTGGGGCACATGAGGAAGAATGATAAGAGATGCTATTGTTCACGTCTGCGATGAACTACTCGGAGAGCGATAGCGGACCCTTGGTACCCGCAGGTACAGCGGTACTTCCTGTAGATACAGATTTAATGCCGCTTCGGTCTCGCGCTCTTTAGATGACGTGATTAAACATGCCTTCAGCAGGGTAAACATAAAACCGATAAGAGATCGCGCTGATATCACAGTTTGCCCAGAATAGCATAATACATTCTCCCTTAGGTCTGAGTTTGCcatataaaagaaaatgcagcaaaaatatttacattttcacctgTGTAAAGGTCTTAAATGTCACGTTTCAAtgaaatctgaaaatattttgagtttgaatattttgaacatGTGATTGCAATGTTTCTGGTTGCAAATTTCACAATTGTGTGCTTTTTATTATAAGttacttttaatatttattcataaaaaataaatattagaaattgtattcacaaaaataattgtataattgtaaaaataattaatatgtattttttgttcagaatattatttttattattattaattaaaaatatttaatatttgtgaaTTTAGTGAAATGAAACTGGTGTCATGTCTTTTCTTGGCTAGAGCACCAAGCGATAAATAACATTCACTGTGAGGACAAAGGTGTAAATTAACATTTAGCAGGAACTGGATTCACTCTTGAGTTTGCTAAGATGGATGAATGAAAcgtgtcatgttttattctaacACCCTTCTTTCCTTTGCCCAACAGAATGATTCCCCCAACGAGTAAAAACTTCCTGGTTAATAACCTGGCTGCAGGGACGCAGTACGACCTCTGCGTGCTGGCCATCTACGACGACGGCATCACCTCGCTGACGGCCACGCGGGTTGTGGGCTGCGTGCAGTTCACTACGGAGTCTGAATATTTGCGCTGCCACTTCATGCAGTCCCAGTTCCTGGGCGGCACCATGATCATTATCATTGGGGGCATAATCGTCGCCTCCGTCCTGATTTTTATCATCATCCTCATGATCCGCTATAAGGTGTGCAACAGCGGCGATGCTAGCAAGGGGACCTCGGTCATCGACGTCCACTCCCAAACCAACGGGTCGCAGTCCCAGGGGTGTTCAGTCACCCCCTCCGTGTCCAAACAAGGTGCTTTGAGCTTGGAAGGAGGCGAAGGTTACCAAAAGAGTTCTGGCCAGCCTCCGGATTCCCAAACCCACACCTCAGAGACCTCCGTTCTGGACTGTTCCACTACCACTTCCCTCGTAAGTCAAAGCTGGGCGACGCCCGGCTCTTCAGGATCACTCAAGCCAAAGCGCAAAC
The sequence above is drawn from the Triplophysa dalaica isolate WHDGS20190420 chromosome 15, ASM1584641v1, whole genome shotgun sequence genome and encodes:
- the lrfn5a gene encoding leucine-rich repeat and fibronectin type-III domain-containing protein 5; translation: MEKLLVCLLVIGMAVKAQICPKRCVCQVLSPNLATLCAKKGLLFVPPNIDRHTVELRLADNFVTSVKRKDLANMTKLVDLTLSRNTISFITPYAFTDLENLRALHLDHNRLTRITNETFSGMSKLHHLILNNNQLTLIHLGAFNDLLALEELDLSYNNLESIPWEAIQRMTSLHTLSLDHNMIDYIPEGTFSLLQKLNRLDVTSNKLQKLPPDPLFQRAQILATSGFLSSAMFALSFGGNPLHCNCELLWLRRLNREDDLETCATPSHLSGRYFWSIPEEEFLCEPPLITRRSHEMRVLEGQRVVLKCKARGDPEPVIHWISPDGKLISNSSRTLVYNNGTLDILISTVKDTGSFTCISSNPAGEAHQTVELVIIKLPHISNSTNNIQEPDPGSSDISTSTRAGANGSNHTGDAKTSPDKRVVIAEATSSTALIKFNFQRNIPGIRMFQIQYNGTYDDSLVYRMIPPTSKNFLVNNLAAGTQYDLCVLAIYDDGITSLTATRVVGCVQFTTESEYLRCHFMQSQFLGGTMIIIIGGIIVASVLIFIIILMIRYKVCNSGDASKGTSVIDVHSQTNGSQSQGCSVTPSVSKQGALSLEGGEGYQKSSGQPPDSQTHTSETSVLDCSTTTSLVSQSWATPGSSGSLKPKRKPAPKPVPTASAEPKLEALPNAETQNTNRNNSTALQQPLLPAPAPSSHFKDTPILRRARPSSKYMTLPVEGVRAKRRYSLNENLSKHHCYIGPQKLGDVFCKRSMSMNGMLAQMANSDVDSEKATLSSSEWILESTV